A window from gamma proteobacterium SS-5 encodes these proteins:
- a CDS encoding diguanylate cyclase — translation MNLPQPPADPRRLLVFGFGTIILLLLVLIGAGLLGFAHLLEQFNQAQKQHELTAALANQLRHVSQERSLRLYALVLTEDPFERDELFMQVRAQGSAFFSTLEQLEAQPLQRHDQAFLQQLKSLVRQVGVHHYRVIELMNQDAFEQARQHMIEEVIPGQRQVSGRLDQFAQQQRDLANQVLQQAKQNGQRQINIILALCLLGLLVSIGIGHRVVRRISGILRALNHSLCQEQSIRDNIFAAVITANRRGEILSCNKATEHIFGYSCHELIGKNLSLLMPEPHAQAHDGYMQRYLHTGQRRIIGTGREVEGLHKQGQRVPLQLGVSEIRIDNEPVFIGVLADISLQKQAEASLIQINERLEQGVRERTRELEEANRRLRHMARHDLVTGLPNRAMLHEFCAGLFNRAQREKTLVAIMFLDLDGFKAVNDNLGHEIGDQVLKETGRRIQAQVREEDMVARIGGDEFAVACAHLSDLSPVDRIAQDIIQAIGEPFACKKNSCSIGVSIGISLYPQHAYTSEDLLRLADEAMYQIKRGGKNNFAIYRPKQKTEDRGQKTESCVAAQGY, via the coding sequence ATGAACCTGCCCCAGCCCCCCGCCGACCCGCGCCGCCTGCTGGTGTTTGGCTTCGGCACCATCATCCTCCTGCTGTTGGTGCTGATCGGTGCCGGTCTGCTGGGTTTTGCCCACCTGCTGGAGCAGTTCAACCAGGCCCAGAAACAGCATGAACTGACCGCCGCCCTGGCCAACCAACTGCGTCATGTCAGCCAGGAGCGCTCCCTGCGCCTGTACGCCTTGGTCCTCACCGAAGACCCCTTCGAGCGTGACGAACTCTTCATGCAGGTGCGCGCCCAGGGCTCGGCCTTCTTCTCCACCCTGGAACAGCTGGAGGCCCAGCCCCTGCAGCGGCATGACCAGGCCTTCCTGCAACAATTGAAAAGCCTGGTGCGCCAGGTCGGGGTACACCACTACCGGGTCATCGAACTGATGAACCAGGATGCGTTCGAGCAGGCCCGGCAGCACATGATCGAGGAGGTCATCCCCGGTCAGCGCCAGGTGAGTGGCCGACTGGACCAGTTTGCCCAGCAACAGCGCGATCTGGCCAACCAGGTCTTGCAGCAGGCCAAACAGAATGGCCAGCGGCAGATCAACATCATCCTGGCACTGTGCCTGCTGGGCCTGCTGGTCAGTATCGGCATAGGTCATCGCGTGGTCCGGCGCATCAGCGGCATACTGCGCGCCCTCAACCACAGCCTGTGTCAGGAACAGAGCATCCGCGACAACATCTTTGCCGCCGTCATCACCGCCAACCGCCGGGGCGAGATCCTCTCCTGCAACAAGGCCACCGAGCACATCTTTGGCTACTCCTGCCATGAATTGATCGGTAAAAACCTGTCCCTGCTCATGCCCGAGCCCCACGCCCAGGCCCACGATGGCTACATGCAGCGCTATCTGCACACTGGCCAGAGGCGCATCATCGGCACCGGCCGGGAGGTGGAGGGGCTGCACAAACAGGGTCAGAGGGTGCCGCTGCAACTGGGCGTCAGCGAGATCCGCATCGATAACGAGCCGGTATTCATCGGCGTACTGGCCGATATCAGCCTGCAAAAGCAGGCCGAGGCCAGCCTGATCCAGATCAACGAACGCCTGGAGCAGGGGGTACGCGAGCGCACCCGGGAGCTGGAAGAGGCCAATCGCCGACTACGCCACATGGCCCGCCACGACTTGGTCACCGGCCTGCCCAACCGGGCCATGCTGCACGAATTCTGCGCCGGCCTGTTCAATCGCGCCCAGCGCGAGAAGACCCTGGTGGCGATCATGTTTCTCGACCTGGACGGCTTCAAGGCGGTCAACGACAACCTGGGCCACGAGATCGGCGATCAGGTACTCAAGGAGACCGGCCGCCGCATCCAGGCCCAGGTGCGGGAGGAGGACATGGTGGCGCGCATCGGCGGCGATGAGTTTGCCGTGGCCTGCGCCCATCTGAGCGACCTGAGCCCGGTGGACCGCATTGCCCAGGACATCATCCAGGCCATAGGCGAGCCCTTTGCCTGCAAGAAAAACAGTTGCAGCATTGGCGTCAGCATAGGCATCAGCCTCTACCCGCAACACGCCTATACCAGCGAAGACCTGCTGCGCCTGGCCGACGAAGCCATGTACCAGATCAAACGCGGTGGCAAGAACAACTTTGCCATCTATCGGCCTAAACAGAAGACAGAAGACAGAGGACAGAAGACAGAGTCTTGTGTCGCTGCGCAAGGGTACTGA
- a CDS encoding DUF3581 domain-containing protein: MFLEPFYHEAADGVRISPDQASRFAKEVAGDFNPIHDPDAKRFCVPGDLLFALVLQRYGLSQGMCFTFSGMVGGDTVLHFPAHAEPRFAVTDTRERICLRVEREGESSRDADLVRAMACSYVAFSGQNFPHVLVPLLREQGVMINPERPLVIYESMSVRLDHLDFSEPKLEHAEHRLEVKGKRGDVRLAFSIKADGVTVGQGFKKLLVSGLKPYDEAVTQGLMESYLRQKAAYAAPGVKNARAHGVRGVEQGGNGSA, translated from the coding sequence ATGTTTCTTGAGCCTTTTTACCATGAAGCCGCCGACGGCGTGCGTATCAGCCCAGACCAGGCCAGCCGTTTTGCCAAAGAGGTTGCTGGCGACTTCAATCCCATCCACGACCCCGATGCCAAGCGCTTTTGCGTACCGGGCGACCTGCTGTTTGCCCTCGTCTTGCAACGCTACGGCCTGAGCCAGGGCATGTGTTTCACCTTTTCGGGCATGGTGGGCGGGGATACGGTACTGCATTTTCCCGCCCATGCCGAGCCCCGCTTTGCCGTGACCGACACGCGGGAGCGTATTTGCCTGCGGGTGGAGCGGGAGGGTGAAAGCAGCCGGGACGCCGATCTGGTGCGCGCTATGGCCTGTAGCTATGTGGCCTTTTCCGGGCAGAACTTCCCCCATGTGCTGGTGCCCCTGTTGCGTGAGCAGGGGGTGATGATCAACCCTGAACGGCCGCTGGTGATCTACGAGAGCATGTCGGTACGGCTGGACCATCTGGATTTCTCTGAACCGAAACTGGAGCACGCCGAGCATCGGCTGGAGGTGAAGGGCAAGCGCGGCGATGTGCGCTTGGCGTTCAGCATCAAGGCCGACGGGGTGACCGTGGGGCAGGGCTTCAAGAAGCTGCTGGTGAGCGGCCTCAAGCCCTACGATGAGGCGGTGACCCAGGGCCTGATGGAGAGCTATCTGCGGCAGAAGGCGGCGTATGCCGCGCCGGGCGTGAAGAACGCAAGGGCGCATGGAGTTCGTGGAGTTGAACAGGGAGGTAACGGGTCGGCTTAG
- a CDS encoding Glu/Leu/Phe/Val dehydrogenase, which yields MVDRAVTASGLEADIAEAIKVGTDVLQVNFPVKIRGRLELFSGWRAVHSTHRLPVKGGIRYAPNVDQHEIEALAALMTYKCAIVNVPFGGSKGGLKLDPCQYDRDELQIITRRFARELATKGYLSPALNVPAPDVGTGQREMAWIADTYKHLYPDDINHVACVTGKPVEHGGIRGRTEATGRGVQYALREYFRHPSEVKRAGLVGGLEGKRIIVQGLGNVGYHAAAFLAKEDGAKITVIIEQDGALINEQGLDVDQVYRYKNEQGGVKGYPDAQYHSDGAKLLEHEADILIPAALEEVIRSDNAARIRAPLIIEAANGPITYEADQILQDKGCIIIPDAYANAGGVIVSFFEWVRNLSHIRFGRLERRFDESRGKHIIDAIESASGSTVPSWIANQLNRGADEFDLVRSGLDDSMRMALQEIIEIRNDHEKVEDLRTAAYVIALNKLSRSYLDIGVY from the coding sequence ATGGTGGATCGCGCCGTTACGGCATCCGGTCTGGAGGCCGACATCGCCGAGGCGATCAAGGTGGGCACGGATGTTCTGCAGGTCAATTTTCCGGTCAAGATCCGTGGCCGCCTGGAGCTGTTCTCCGGCTGGCGCGCCGTACACAGCACCCATCGTCTGCCGGTGAAGGGCGGCATCCGCTACGCCCCCAACGTCGATCAGCACGAGATCGAGGCCCTGGCCGCCCTGATGACCTACAAATGCGCCATAGTCAATGTACCCTTCGGCGGCTCCAAGGGCGGGCTCAAGCTGGACCCCTGCCAGTACGACCGCGATGAACTACAGATCATCACCCGCCGCTTTGCCCGCGAACTGGCCACCAAGGGCTACCTCAGCCCGGCACTCAACGTACCCGCCCCGGATGTGGGCACAGGCCAGCGCGAGATGGCCTGGATTGCCGACACCTACAAGCACCTCTACCCCGATGATATCAATCACGTTGCCTGCGTCACCGGCAAGCCGGTGGAGCACGGCGGCATTCGCGGCCGCACCGAGGCCACCGGGCGTGGGGTGCAATATGCCCTGCGGGAATACTTTCGCCACCCCAGTGAGGTCAAGCGCGCCGGCCTGGTCGGCGGCCTGGAGGGCAAGCGCATCATCGTCCAGGGGCTGGGCAACGTCGGCTACCACGCCGCCGCCTTCCTGGCCAAGGAGGATGGGGCCAAGATCACCGTCATCATCGAACAGGACGGTGCCCTGATCAACGAACAGGGGCTGGACGTGGATCAGGTCTATCGCTACAAAAACGAACAGGGCGGGGTAAAGGGCTATCCCGACGCGCAATACCACAGTGATGGTGCCAAACTGCTGGAACACGAGGCCGACATCCTCATCCCCGCCGCCCTGGAAGAGGTCATCCGCAGCGACAACGCCGCCCGTATCCGCGCACCGCTGATCATCGAGGCGGCCAACGGGCCGATCACCTACGAGGCCGACCAGATACTCCAGGACAAGGGCTGCATCATCATCCCCGACGCCTACGCCAACGCCGGCGGGGTGATCGTCTCCTTCTTCGAATGGGTACGCAACCTCAGCCATATCCGCTTTGGCCGCCTGGAACGCCGCTTCGACGAAAGCCGTGGCAAACACATCATAGACGCCATCGAATCGGCCAGCGGCTCCACCGTACCCAGCTGGATCGCCAACCAACTCAACCGTGGTGCCGACGAATTCGACCTGGTCCGCTCCGGCCTGGACGACAGCATGCGCATGGCCCTGCAGGAGATCATTGAGATACGCAATGACCACGAGAAAGTGGAAGACCTGCGCACCGCCGCCTACGTCATCGCCCTGAACAAGCTCTCCCGTTCCTACCTGGACATAGGCGTGTACTGA
- a CDS encoding GIY-YIG nuclease family protein, which translates to MAKPSIGPSIEQILAPKPQARPRIYAYSIADAAHQGLLKVGQTSRDVKQRVAEQLKTAAIKNYRIELDESAERADGSLLTDHEVRAALIKKGFANVELEWMRCSVEDVHSVLAELCTGQKISARHHQDFPMRQEQAEAVAKTFDYFNSIWAENPKATPRFLWNAKMRFGKTFTCYQLAKQLGARRVLVVTFKPAVEDAWQTDLESHRDFDGWQYLSRSSGSDPTQIDSKNPVVYFGSFQDLLGRDAAVSGDKLRHYLDIMR; encoded by the coding sequence ATGGCTAAACCCAGCATCGGGCCCAGCATCGAGCAAATTCTCGCTCCCAAACCCCAGGCCCGCCCCCGCATCTACGCCTACAGCATTGCCGATGCCGCCCATCAAGGGCTGCTCAAGGTCGGCCAGACCAGCCGTGACGTCAAGCAGCGCGTCGCCGAGCAACTCAAGACCGCCGCCATCAAGAACTACCGTATCGAGCTGGATGAATCCGCCGAACGCGCAGATGGTAGCCTGTTGACCGACCATGAGGTCCGCGCTGCGCTGATCAAAAAAGGCTTTGCCAACGTCGAGCTGGAGTGGATGCGCTGCTCGGTGGAGGACGTGCACAGCGTGCTGGCCGAGTTGTGCACGGGCCAGAAAATCAGCGCCAGACACCATCAAGACTTCCCCATGCGCCAGGAACAGGCCGAGGCCGTGGCAAAGACCTTCGACTACTTCAACTCCATCTGGGCAGAGAACCCAAAGGCCACACCGCGCTTTCTCTGGAATGCCAAGATGCGCTTTGGCAAAACCTTCACCTGCTATCAGCTGGCCAAGCAGCTTGGTGCCCGGCGCGTGCTCGTGGTCACCTTCAAGCCCGCCGTCGAGGACGCTTGGCAAACGGACCTGGAATCGCACAGGGATTTCGATGGCTGGCAGTACCTTTCACGCTCGTCCGGCAGCGATCCAACGCAGATTGACAGCAAGAACCCCGTCGTCTATTTCGGTTCCTTCCAGGACCTGCTGGGCCGGGATGCGGCAGTTAGCGGAGACAAACTCCGCCATTATTTAGATATAATGCGCTGA
- a CDS encoding DUF1016 family protein, translating into MRPVAPEAKQYLPGTKSALAMPQSQASEAAPGFSPHLSWSHYRALMRVENQAARDFYEREASECSWSKMQLERQIHSFYYERTIANHGDQGLRPQGRERLPGEPMQPADVLKSPMVLEFLGLPDSPSLHENKLEQAIIDNLQHFLLELGKGFSFVARQKHIRFGDEDFFIDLVFYNYVLKCFLLIDLKIGKLSHADIGQMDGYVRLYEDRFKVPGDNPTIGLLLCSDKSEAVAKYSILQESQQIFASKYLPNLPTEDQLQRELEKERRLIELALEYRADG; encoded by the coding sequence ATGCGGCCGGTCGCACCTGAGGCAAAACAGTACCTGCCGGGTACTAAATCAGCCTTGGCGATGCCTCAGTCACAGGCCAGCGAAGCCGCGCCGGGCTTCTCGCCACACCTCAGCTGGTCCCACTACCGCGCCCTGATGCGAGTGGAGAATCAAGCGGCCCGCGATTTCTACGAGCGCGAGGCCAGCGAATGTAGCTGGTCCAAGATGCAATTGGAGCGGCAAATTCACAGCTTTTACTACGAGCGTACTATCGCCAATCACGGCGACCAGGGCCTGCGGCCCCAGGGCCGGGAGCGGCTGCCGGGTGAGCCAATGCAGCCAGCTGACGTGCTCAAGTCACCCATGGTGCTGGAATTCCTCGGCCTGCCTGATTCCCCCAGCCTGCATGAAAACAAACTGGAGCAGGCCATCATCGACAACCTGCAGCACTTCCTGCTGGAGCTGGGCAAGGGCTTCTCCTTTGTTGCCCGGCAAAAGCACATCCGCTTTGGTGACGAGGACTTCTTCATCGACCTGGTGTTCTACAACTACGTGCTCAAATGCTTCCTGCTGATCGATTTGAAGATCGGCAAGCTGAGCCACGCCGACATCGGCCAGATGGATGGCTACGTCCGGCTCTATGAAGACCGCTTCAAGGTCCCCGGCGACAACCCCACCATTGGCCTGCTGCTCTGCTCAGACAAGAGCGAGGCCGTGGCCAAGTATTCGATTCTGCAGGAGAGCCAACAGATTTTTGCTTCCAAATACCTGCCCAACCTGCCGACGGAAGACCAACTGCAACGGGAGTTGGAAAAGGAGCGCCGCCTGATTGAATTGGCCCTGGAGTATCGTGCCGATGGCTAA
- a CDS encoding Rpn family recombination-promoting nuclease/putative transposase: MNHNHHDTGYKELFSHPEFVQQLIEGFAPPEIAELMDFSTLENHSGNYVTPLFQEKFEDRVWSVQVSWKGLRLRVFLYLLLEFQSTVIYPMALRLMHYLVCFYDHLLKSKKTNLKRGLPPVLPIVLYNGSKRWNAKEDIYQLIRPEPPQFLRVYQPHLRYYLIDEGRYTEEELAQRQSLLSGVFGIENAAADIDALQRAVDRIVALIQADPNKQRMDEILTRWIKRHLHYLDAQINLDQLNSLTENKDMLAENLETLRENLLNKGRMEGEQFGAEKSKRETAHNLIARTDMNDQTIAEITGLPVTEVARLRSEALH, encoded by the coding sequence ATGAACCACAACCACCACGACACTGGTTACAAGGAACTCTTCAGCCACCCCGAGTTCGTCCAGCAGCTGATCGAAGGCTTCGCGCCACCCGAGATCGCTGAACTGATGGACTTCAGCACCCTGGAAAACCACAGCGGCAATTACGTTACCCCGCTGTTTCAGGAAAAGTTCGAAGATCGGGTCTGGTCGGTACAGGTCAGCTGGAAGGGCCTGCGCCTGCGCGTCTTTCTCTACCTGCTGCTGGAGTTCCAGTCCACCGTCATCTATCCCATGGCCCTGCGCCTGATGCACTACCTGGTCTGCTTCTACGACCACCTACTCAAGAGCAAAAAGACCAACCTCAAGCGTGGCCTGCCACCGGTGCTGCCCATCGTCCTCTACAACGGCTCCAAACGCTGGAACGCCAAGGAAGACATCTACCAGCTGATCCGACCGGAACCACCGCAGTTTCTGCGGGTCTATCAGCCCCATCTGCGCTATTATCTGATTGATGAGGGTCGCTACACGGAAGAAGAATTGGCGCAGCGCCAAAGCCTGCTGAGCGGTGTCTTCGGCATCGAGAATGCCGCCGCCGACATCGACGCCCTGCAACGGGCGGTGGATCGCATCGTTGCCCTGATCCAGGCGGACCCGAACAAACAGCGCATGGACGAAATACTCACCCGCTGGATCAAGCGCCACCTGCACTATCTGGACGCGCAAATCAACCTGGACCAACTCAACAGCCTGACGGAGAACAAAGACATGCTGGCAGAGAATCTTGAGACCTTGAGAGAAAACCTGCTGAACAAGGGCCGGATGGAGGGCGAACAGTTTGGTGCCGAGAAATCCAAACGTGAAACCGCCCACAACCTGATCGCTCGCACCGACATGAACGATCAAACCATCGCCGAGATCACCGGCTTGCCAGTGACGGAAGTGGCCAGGCTTCGCAGCGAGGCCCTGCACTGA
- a CDS encoding IS66 family transposase, whose protein sequence is MIIDNIPVEQTLESVRRQLDEEKNLSPALRASLELLLTLTTLLLNRLGLNSRNSSKPPSTDPNRKKAGKNGNNNTPGAQKGHTGHHLELVDDPDHVEWLPVDRATLPTDGIFRCIGYERRQVFDIHISRVVTEYRAEILADAREQRVVAPFPDHVKVKTQYAAGVKIHSVYMSLFQLLPYQRIEEHFADQFGLPLSAGSLYNFNKEVYEMLAPFEDWAKRELSRALLLHADETGINIGGKRKWLHVLCSATLTLLMPHDKRGGEAIAAMGVLPGYTGTLVHDHWKPYYQLLCYHALCNAHHLRELERAWEQDQQQWAKQVQELLLEINKAVDEAGGVLNSTQAEAFRERYRQLLKAGQIECPPPDESQRKSGQRGRLKRSKSRNLLERLIQFETDVLRFMVERDVPFTNNQGERDLRMSKVQQKISGCFRSELGARIFARIRSYLSTCQKNGVSSEQALRLLYEGRWPDFMGMTPE, encoded by the coding sequence ATGATAATCGACAACATCCCGGTCGAGCAGACCCTCGAGTCGGTCAGACGGCAGCTCGACGAGGAGAAAAACCTCTCACCGGCGCTGCGTGCATCGCTGGAGCTGCTGCTGACCCTGACCACGTTGCTGTTGAACCGACTGGGTCTCAATAGCCGCAACAGCTCCAAGCCCCCGTCCACTGACCCCAATCGCAAGAAGGCGGGGAAAAACGGCAACAACAATACCCCCGGTGCCCAGAAAGGCCATACGGGCCACCACCTGGAACTGGTCGATGATCCGGACCATGTCGAGTGGCTCCCGGTGGATCGTGCCACGCTTCCCACCGATGGCATCTTCCGGTGTATCGGCTATGAGCGCCGCCAGGTGTTCGATATCCACATTTCCCGGGTGGTCACGGAATATCGGGCCGAGATCCTGGCCGATGCACGGGAGCAACGCGTGGTCGCTCCCTTCCCGGATCATGTCAAGGTCAAGACCCAGTACGCCGCCGGGGTCAAAATCCACTCGGTTTACATGTCGCTGTTCCAACTGCTGCCCTACCAGCGCATCGAGGAGCACTTTGCCGATCAGTTCGGCCTTCCCTTGAGTGCCGGCAGCCTCTACAACTTCAACAAGGAGGTTTACGAAATGCTGGCCCCGTTTGAGGACTGGGCAAAGCGCGAGCTGTCGCGGGCGCTCCTGTTGCATGCCGACGAGACCGGGATCAACATCGGCGGAAAACGCAAATGGCTGCATGTGCTATGCAGTGCCACCCTGACCCTGCTGATGCCCCATGACAAACGCGGTGGCGAGGCCATAGCGGCGATGGGGGTCCTTCCCGGGTACACCGGCACCCTGGTACACGACCACTGGAAGCCCTACTACCAGCTTCTTTGTTACCACGCGTTGTGCAACGCTCACCACCTGCGGGAGCTGGAGCGCGCCTGGGAGCAGGATCAACAGCAGTGGGCCAAACAGGTGCAGGAACTGCTGCTGGAGATCAACAAAGCTGTCGATGAGGCGGGCGGTGTGTTGAACAGCACGCAGGCCGAGGCCTTCCGGGAACGATACCGACAACTGCTCAAAGCGGGACAGATCGAGTGTCCACCACCGGATGAGTCTCAGCGGAAATCGGGACAGCGGGGCCGGCTGAAACGATCCAAATCTCGAAACCTGCTGGAACGGTTGATTCAGTTCGAGACCGATGTCCTGCGCTTCATGGTGGAACGCGACGTGCCCTTTACCAACAATCAGGGAGAACGGGATCTGCGCATGAGCAAAGTTCAGCAGAAGATCTCCGGCTGTTTCCGTTCAGAGCTCGGGGCAAGAATCTTTGCACGCATCCGCAGCTATCTGTCCACCTGCCAGAAAAATGGGGTATCTTCCGAACAGGCATTGCGGCTCCTCTACGAGGGGCGGTGGCCCGATTTCATGGGGATGACCCCTGAATAG
- a CDS encoding DNA adenine methylase, producing MSNYFGSKATSGLCQPIIALMPPHDTYIETHLGGGTIMQRKPPALRNIAIDLDPAALAHFECDYPIEKVCGCAHQFLRSFDFQGRELIYCDPPYLHHTRRSKRRYRFEYEESDHVQLLELLKQLPCAVILSGYPSALYDDLLGEWRTLELQVMNQAGVRTEKLWFNFTPDRVHWPSFAGRNFTHRQSIKRKAHSWGRRYQAMPPAERLAVLSSIMAVEAGEVFE from the coding sequence ATGAGCAACTACTTTGGTTCCAAAGCGACTTCAGGTCTGTGTCAACCGATCATTGCCCTGATGCCGCCCCACGACACCTATATCGAGACCCATCTTGGCGGTGGCACCATCATGCAGCGCAAGCCACCGGCGCTGCGCAATATTGCCATTGATCTCGATCCGGCTGCACTGGCCCACTTTGAGTGTGACTATCCGATCGAGAAGGTCTGTGGCTGCGCCCATCAGTTTCTCCGCTCGTTCGACTTTCAGGGTCGGGAACTGATTTATTGCGATCCCCCTTATTTGCACCACACCCGCCGTTCCAAACGCCGTTATCGTTTCGAGTACGAGGAAAGTGATCATGTGCAATTGCTGGAACTGCTCAAGCAATTGCCTTGTGCGGTGATCCTCTCCGGCTATCCCTCGGCGCTCTACGACGATCTGCTGGGAGAGTGGCGTACCTTGGAACTGCAGGTGATGAATCAGGCCGGGGTCAGAACCGAGAAGCTGTGGTTCAACTTCACCCCGGACCGGGTGCACTGGCCGAGCTTTGCGGGGCGCAACTTCACGCACCGCCAGAGCATCAAACGCAAGGCACACAGTTGGGGGCGACGCTATCAGGCCATGCCTCCTGCCGAACGGCTGGCGGTACTGTCCTCGATCATGGCGGTGGAAGCCGGCGAAGTGTTCGAGTAG
- a CDS encoding GspH/FimT family pseudopilin, whose translation MKQSAFTLIELMVTVAVLGIVSAIAVPSYQTMTRNNRALSQNNSLVAALNYARSEAVKGGRDIKVCPRNTAGTACQADGNWADGWLVLDEANPCVAGGTAPCVLRAFEPLTGSTALTATKTSVSYLARGRALEEVTFTLKPNGCSGTEQRTITVLGMGRVASDKETCS comes from the coding sequence ATGAAGCAGTCGGCATTCACCCTCATAGAACTCATGGTCACGGTGGCCGTGCTGGGCATTGTCTCGGCCATTGCGGTGCCCTCCTATCAGACCATGACGCGCAACAACCGCGCCCTGAGCCAGAACAACAGCTTGGTGGCGGCCCTCAATTACGCCCGCAGCGAGGCCGTCAAGGGCGGGCGCGACATCAAGGTGTGCCCGCGCAATACCGCCGGTACCGCCTGCCAGGCGGACGGCAACTGGGCCGATGGCTGGCTGGTGCTGGATGAGGCCAACCCTTGCGTTGCCGGTGGCACCGCCCCCTGCGTCCTGCGCGCCTTCGAGCCACTCACCGGCAGCACCGCCCTCACGGCCACCAAGACCAGCGTCAGCTATCTGGCCAGGGGCCGGGCGCTGGAAGAGGTCACCTTTACTCTCAAGCCCAACGGCTGTAGCGGCACCGAGCAACGTACCATCACCGTGCTTGGCATGGGGCGCGTTGCCTCAGACAAGGAGACCTGCTCATGA
- the pilV gene encoding type IV pilus modification protein PilV yields MRRFGGFSLIEVLISLVIFSVGLLGLAALQATALKQNSTAWVRSQATQFSYDIADRMRVNLAAARNGDYDSDYPNTAPSCNPSLAPSGTLAQQDLAEWRNLLACWLPAGEGAVARSGNTFTISVRWCDELDKDCTPETAGGDAKLQEFSFETEL; encoded by the coding sequence ATGAGGCGATTTGGCGGCTTTTCCCTGATCGAGGTGCTGATCAGCCTGGTCATCTTCAGCGTTGGCCTGCTCGGCCTGGCCGCCCTCCAGGCCACGGCGCTGAAACAGAACAGCACCGCCTGGGTGCGCTCCCAGGCCACCCAGTTCAGCTACGACATCGCCGACCGGATGCGCGTCAATCTGGCGGCGGCGCGTAACGGCGACTACGACTCCGACTACCCCAACACCGCCCCCAGCTGCAACCCCAGCCTGGCACCCAGCGGCACCCTGGCGCAACAGGACCTGGCGGAATGGCGCAACCTGCTGGCCTGCTGGTTGCCAGCAGGCGAGGGCGCGGTGGCCCGCTCGGGTAATACCTTCACCATCAGTGTGCGCTGGTGTGATGAGCTGGACAAGGACTGTACCCCGGAAACCGCGGGCGGCGATGCCAAGCTCCAAGAATTCAGCTTTGAGACCGAGCTATGA
- a CDS encoding PilW family protein, producing MNTSTPIKGRRHQGGLSLVEIMVALALSLLLTLVVGNLFVQNKRSYSFQSEFGRIQENARFAVEQMAFDTRMAGYYDCDISGTKIANVLQDSSGSPFLFDVSQATRAYPEGSTEVPASLGVTAGEVLVLNMSDPNGAEYKTTSPGPSPGSATINLVDDHDLEKGDIVMITDCSKYTAIYMNTSTNKQNLNHNDGNEVNGIQNCTKSLFALGDYGDCNAGIIAENDLKDYPDATFQDDTLRLISFITYTYYLAPGSQDASRTSLYRIRSGKDGATEELADGVEDMFFSFAIDTDADSVPDAYKTTQEMIADGEDWNDVYGIQINLLFASNGNLLDTDKKYSWKGITKEDRRLRQVVTSTVGVRNKLN from the coding sequence ATGAATACCTCAACTCCAATCAAGGGTCGGCGTCATCAGGGGGGGCTCTCTCTGGTGGAGATCATGGTCGCCCTGGCCCTGTCCCTGCTGCTCACCCTGGTGGTGGGCAACCTCTTTGTGCAGAACAAGCGCTCCTACAGCTTTCAAAGCGAGTTTGGCCGCATTCAGGAGAATGCCCGCTTTGCCGTGGAGCAGATGGCCTTTGATACGCGCATGGCGGGTTATTACGACTGTGATATCAGCGGTACTAAAATAGCAAATGTTCTACAAGATTCATCGGGTAGCCCTTTCCTTTTTGATGTATCCCAAGCAACCAGAGCCTATCCAGAAGGATCAACAGAAGTACCTGCATCCCTTGGCGTTACAGCAGGTGAGGTACTGGTTTTAAATATGTCGGACCCTAATGGAGCTGAGTATAAAACCACAAGTCCTGGACCCTCCCCAGGATCAGCAACAATAAACCTTGTAGATGATCATGATCTTGAAAAAGGTGACATCGTAATGATCACTGATTGTAGTAAATACACTGCAATATATATGAATACAAGTACAAATAAGCAGAATTTGAATCACAACGATGGGAATGAGGTGAATGGCATACAGAACTGCACTAAAAGCCTTTTTGCCTTGGGTGATTATGGAGATTGCAATGCAGGTATCATTGCTGAGAATGATCTGAAGGATTATCCCGACGCTACATTTCAAGATGATACTTTAAGGTTAATTTCATTTATTACCTATACCTATTACTTGGCACCAGGTTCTCAAGATGCCAGCAGGACAAGTCTTTACCGGATCAGATCAGGTAAAGATGGCGCTACAGAAGAATTGGCCGATGGTGTAGAAGATATGTTCTTCAGTTTTGCCATTGATACAGATGCGGATTCAGTGCCAGATGCATACAAAACCACACAGGAAATGATAGCTGATGGAGAAGACTGGAATGATGTGTATGGTATTCAGATAAACCTGCTTTTCGCCAGCAATGGTAACCTGCTGGATACCGACAAGAAATATTCATGGAAGGGGATAACCAAAGAGGACCGTCGCCTGCGTCAGGTGGTGACATCTACCGTTGGCGTCCGTAACAAACTGAATTGA